The genomic stretch GTAAGCACCAAGTGCTGAAGATTGTTGTTAATTTTGGCAGTAAACGGTTTGTGTAATTCTAGGATGCCTGTAGATATATGATTATAAAGCCACCTGAAGAATGCAGCTCGTGCTCTCCCTTTGTGCCCGAGCATAATATCATTGTGATTGGTAAGCTGTACCTGGCATATAATTCGACACAACCAAGTAATCCAAACCAGACAGGGTAAAGAGCCTACAGCCAAGCTGTGTGGCAATAGTAGCTTGATTCGCATTAGGCTATTAGTAGACGTTTAAGCGAAGATGCTAATACTGCTCACTTTTATTAACGTTTCAAAAAATGGCAAGTGCTGATTGAAACATTGAATCTAGTACAGTGATTCTTGCCAATAAAAACAACCTGTTCATCTATGTCTTTTTGGTCGAAACTACATTATAATTTGTGATGTTACAaatcttctccatcaacacctgaGAACTCCAGCACGTTATTTGTTTGTCTTCATCAAGATGATATGAGATGGCTTCAGACTGGTGAAAGCAAATACACAGTTTCAGGTCCAACTGCAAAAGCAATAGCATAATTTCTGAAGCAAACTGCAGTAAGTGGGTTTCATAAAATTTAGCCAAAAGTATACATATTATGTACCTGCACCTGGAAATATTTcatgttttttcatttttgtttctgCTCGCCTCACAGGCTTTTAACGCTTGAACATCTGCATTTCATCAGAGGTGAGAAAAATGCTGGTTAGCTCAAGTCTAAGAATTTATGCGACGAAAACAGCAATCCATTTTATGAGTGACAATTTGTGTAGAAGAAAGCGAGAAATATATATATGACCATAACTAGCAGAACAGGATTATCTCTTTCTTTGTCATTAAAGGAATGCTACATTCATTAATTTAATTCGGAGCACCACACAAGGTAGCTGAAATCACAACATCTCTCCTTGGGACCCCTTGAGTGAGGATAACCTTAGATGGCAGTAAATCTTGTAATACCAAAAATAAAACCAAGTGCGGCTGCAGGTTTCGTTAATAGTATTATTTCCTAAACAATTAATGATGCGACTGTGTGAACGAAAATGCAACACTAGGAGATTGGTGCTAATTTGAATCTTAATGCCTGATGTAGATGAACGTGGGAGACAAGCCTCATGGATGATCAACTTCTTTCGAAAAAATCAATATAAGATACTGCACATTATCGTAAATGAGCATCAAATGTAAAATAAATTTCAGCGTGTGTGATAATATAACCAATGCCACAAATGACAAAAGATATACACCACTTATCCTGATACCATGACTCCATGAGTTATCTTGGATGGTACTGGGTATCACAAATGACAGAAGATAGCAACACTAATTGCGCGATGTGATGGAGCAAGAGAAGCTGACGACATCTCTCTATAATTATTAAGTGAATTTACATCAGCTACATAAAACTTCTACAGTTTTTGGTTCAAATGCAGGTCGTGACACTACGTATTTCAACCTGAATCTGAACCATGATACTTAGAACTCCAGGTTCTTCCTAACTACAAACCATTGAACAGAAAACTTAGCTCCAACTAGTGGCAAACTAGCAGGGTGGGTTACCAGCTCAATAAGTTGCAACAGATTTGGTGGCATCACAGTGGGTTGGCAAAATTAAAAGTCGAGATCCGTCTAATTACAAACCATTAAACAGAAAATTTAGTTCCAACAGCGGCAACTTAGCAGGGTGGGTTACCAGTTAAATATACTGCAACAGATTTGGCATCTACAGACTACAGTGAAGAAAAAAGAAGTGAAATTCTGTAGCGATGCTTACGTGCTTGGCAGGCTTTCCAGTTGCGGTCGGACTCGACGAGGCAGTCCTGCAAGACAAGGGTCAATGGAATCAAGGCTGGTGATTGAGCAAATGTGAGATTTCCGAGCAGCAGAGCAAATCAGGAACGGGGAGAGAACGTGCGGGGTAAAGGGATGTGCCTGGAGGGAGAGGTAGAGGGCGGCGCACTCGTTGAGCTGCTTCACgttctcgtcgtcctcttccgcgTCCATCACGTGGAGGGGCGCCGGCGCCGCAGGAGGAGATGGTGgctgtggtggcggcggcgacggcggcggcgcagccgCGTCCCGTGCGTTGCTCGAGGAAGAGCCCATGTTTACCAGGTCATGTATCCCGTGCGTTGGGTGGCACCTTCCACTATGCGACTCGTGAAATCGGTCGGTCGGGTTTGGTGGGCAAATGTGTTCGGTTCTTTTTTTCAAACACATTAGAGCGTTGAAGTTTCAGCCGTCTCCCTGATAGGCACACTCGGGGTTTACCATTTTTTAGAAAAAAACGTCTCTGGATGATAAATTTTATGCATAATTCGGCGAATTTGACCACTTTTGTcaacatttggcttatttttacaaatagtTACAGTTtaacaaaacaagacaagttttcaaacaaatcaaatggaaactagttggtgttgcctcgaagcatCCAtaagtgctccaccagatcatcctgcagctgttgatgcattgtagagtctcgaatctcctgacgcatagcgatgaacgcagtccacgatgccggcacctagtggttaggctgtgcaagaggacgctctctgtcatatggtgcagcttgttcgctcagagggaccggatgcttccgctcatcctcgataatcatgttgtgtaagcacacacaactgttcatcacctcccacaactGATATTTCGACTaagtcaaagcggggaaccggactacatcaaatctctgctggaggacaccaaatacaCGCTCGACATCCTTTCGGCTAGCTTCTTGTTCCTTGTCAAACTGCTGCTCCTTCGGAAGGCCGGGgtttgagatagtcttcacaaatattgcccactttggatagataccgtctgcaagatagtatcccttgttgtactgacggccattgatcacaaagttaaccgggggagcatgatcCTCAAAAAGCTTGGAGAAGACCGGCGAGCACTGCAaaacgttgatgtcgttgttggatcccggcataccaaagaaggagtgccaaatccagagatcatgggtagccactgcctcaagtatcacagtgcaaccTTTTTTGtggcccttgtacattccctgctaggcaaacggacagttcttccatttccaatgcatgcagttaatgcttccaagcatccctggaaatcctcgagcttcattgacagcgaggatcttaacagtgtcttcgacagtcggtgatctcaagtagaagtccccgaacactgctatcaccgccctgcagaacgggtagaaacaatcaagggcggtggattccgccatccgaagatagtcatctgtagaatcaccaggagctccatatgtcagcatccgcatagccaccatgcacttttggagggcggaaaaccctgccatgccggtgcaatccaacttgcatctgaaataggagtcgtagTCTCGAAGAGCATAaacaattttcaggaagagcttccggctcatcctgaaacgacgcctgaaaatagtctcaccgtgcaatggatcgtcgacgaagtagtcggcgta from Lolium rigidum isolate FL_2022 chromosome 4, APGP_CSIRO_Lrig_0.1, whole genome shotgun sequence encodes the following:
- the LOC124707829 gene encoding proline-rich AKT1 substrate 1-like; translated protein: MGSSSSNARDAAAPPPSPPPPQPPSPPAAPAPLHVMDAEEDDENVKQLNECAALYLSLQDCLVESDRNWKACQAHVQALKACEASRNKNEKT